One Streptomyces formicae genomic window, CCGACCGAGGGCTGAGCGGACCGGCGGGCCCGAGGCCGCTCACGCGGCGCAGCCCGCACATCGTCGGAGTGCTGCCCCAGGAGGCGCACTGTTTCCAGGACCGCGGCGCGGGCAGACGGCTCGCCCGGGAGATGGCAGGAGGCGGCACCGCCGTGCTCGGCCAGGTGCTCGCGGGCACCGGTGGCGTCGGCAAGACCCAGCTCGCCGCCCGCTACGCCCGTGACCTGCTGCGCGACCGCGAGATCGACGTGCTGCTCTGGATCACCGCGGTCAAGCGCAAGGCCGTCGTCGACGCGTACGCGCAGGCCGCCGAGGAGCTCCTCGGCATCGTGCACGCCGACTCCGAGCAGGCCGCCGCCCAGTTCCTGGCCTGGTTGCAGCCGCGCGGGACCGGTTCCGACGGGGAGCGGGGGCCCGGCTGGATGGTGGTGCTCGACGATCTGGCCGACCCCGTCGACCTGCTCGCCGACCCCGCCGTGCCGCACATCGGCCTGTGGCCGCCCGCGGGGCCGCACGGCAGGACGCTGGTCACCACGCGGCGCAGGGACGCGGTGCTGACCGGGCACGGGCACCGCTGCATCGACGTCGGCCTGTTCGCCAGGGACGAGTCCGTCGGCTACCTCACCCAGGTGCTCTCCGGTGCCCGCCGCGGGCCCGGCGCCCGTACCGCCGACCACGACGACTGCGTCGCCCGGCTCGCGGGCGACCTCGGCGATCTGCCGCTCGCCCTCTCGCAGGCCGCCGCCTACCTCCTGGAGACCGAGCTGAGCTGCGCCGAGTACCGCGCGCTGCTCTCCAGCCGCACCCGGAGCCTGGCCCGTCTCGTACCCGAACGCGGCATGCTCCCCGACACCCAGAGCGTCAGCGTCGCCGCGGCCTGGTCCCTCTCCCTGGACCGGGCCGACCGCATGCGGCCACGCGGTCTCGCGTCGCCGATGTTCGAACTCATCGCGCTGCTCGACCCGAGCGGTATCCCGGGGGCTGTGCTCACCGGGGACGTGGCCCGCGCTTATCTCGCCGTGCGGCGGGAGCGGGGAGACAGGGGCTTGGGCGGGGGCGGTTGGGATGAGGGTGGTGCGGGTGCGGGTGCGGGCGCCGAGGGGGCTGTCGGCGGGGGTGCGGTTGGCCAGGGCGCGGTTGGTGAAGGCGTGGTGGGGGCGAGGGGCGGCGGTGAAGGTGCTGGTGGCGAGGGAGTCGTGGATGAGGAGGATGCCGTCGAGGCGCTGCGCGCCCTGCACCGCATGCACCTCATCGACTACACCCCGGCCGTGCCCCACCAGGCCGTCCGCGTCCACCAGCTCGTCCAGCGCAGCATCCGCGAGTCCCTGACGCGCGACCGCGTCGACGAGGCGGCAAGGACGGCAGCCACCGCGCTCTCGTACGCCTGGCCCGAGGTCGAGCGCGACACCGCGCTGAGCGGCGCGCTGCGCGCCAACACCGATGCCCTGCGCCGCGTCGCCGAGCCCGCGCTGTGGGGCGAGGGGGCGAGCAAGGTGCTCTTCGACGCCGGGAGCAGCCTGTCGGACGCGGGCCGTTACAGCGACGCCAGGGACTACTTCGAGGACCTCGCCGAGCAGGCCGCCCGGCGCCTCGGGCCCGACCACCGCGACACCCTGGAGGCCCGGCTCCACCTGGCCGACCTCTGGGCGCTCACCGGGCACCCGGGCGAGTCGCTCGCGGCGCTCCTCGCCCTGCTCGACGACTACGAGCGGGTCTGCGGGCCCGACGACATCGACACCCTGCGGGCCCGCCACGAAGTGGCCCACGCGCGCGGCCTGATCGGGGACGTCTCCGGTGCCCTGATGGGCTTCGAGCAACTGCTCGTCGACCTCCAGCGGGAGGTGGGCGACGACCGGCCCGAGACGCTGAGCGCGCGCGGCTTCCTCGCGCTGTGGTGGGGCGAGGCGGGCGACACGGCGGGGGCCGTCGCCGCCCTCGAACAGCTCGTCGCCGACCGCGAGCGCGTCCTCGGCCGCGACCACCCCGAGCCGTTCAGGGCCCGCCACAACCTCGCCCGCTACCGGGGGCAGGCGGGCGACGCGGCGGGGGCCGTCGCCGCGTACGAGGAACTGCTCGCCGACCGGGAACGGGTGCTCGGGCCCGACCACACGGAGACGCTCGGCAACCGGGGCGAACTCGCCTACTGGACGGGGGAGTCGGGCGACTCCGCAGGCGCGCTCGTCCTCTTCGAGCAACTCCTCGTCGACATGCACCGGGTGCTCGGACCCGACCACATCGAGTCGCTCGCGGCCCGCGGCAGCCTGGCGTACGACTGGGAGCAGGCGGGCGATCTGCCGGGCTCCGTCCTCGCCTACCGGCAGCTCCTCGACGACCTGCTCCGTCTTTTCGGACCGCACCACAGCCAGACGGCGACCGGTGCCACGAACCTGGCGTCCGTGCTGATCACCCGGGGACGCCAGCACCTGCGCGAGGGCCGGGCGATGGCCCGCGACGGCACAGCGCGGCGAGATCACCACAGGCCACCGACAC contains:
- a CDS encoding tetratricopeptide repeat protein, with product MLPQEAHCFQDRGAGRRLAREMAGGGTAVLGQVLAGTGGVGKTQLAARYARDLLRDREIDVLLWITAVKRKAVVDAYAQAAEELLGIVHADSEQAAAQFLAWLQPRGTGSDGERGPGWMVVLDDLADPVDLLADPAVPHIGLWPPAGPHGRTLVTTRRRDAVLTGHGHRCIDVGLFARDESVGYLTQVLSGARRGPGARTADHDDCVARLAGDLGDLPLALSQAAAYLLETELSCAEYRALLSSRTRSLARLVPERGMLPDTQSVSVAAAWSLSLDRADRMRPRGLASPMFELIALLDPSGIPGAVLTGDVARAYLAVRRERGDRGLGGGGWDEGGAGAGAGAEGAVGGGAVGQGAVGEGVVGARGGGEGAGGEGVVDEEDAVEALRALHRMHLIDYTPAVPHQAVRVHQLVQRSIRESLTRDRVDEAARTAATALSYAWPEVERDTALSGALRANTDALRRVAEPALWGEGASKVLFDAGSSLSDAGRYSDARDYFEDLAEQAARRLGPDHRDTLEARLHLADLWALTGHPGESLAALLALLDDYERVCGPDDIDTLRARHEVAHARGLIGDVSGALMGFEQLLVDLQREVGDDRPETLSARGFLALWWGEAGDTAGAVAALEQLVADRERVLGRDHPEPFRARHNLARYRGQAGDAAGAVAAYEELLADRERVLGPDHTETLGNRGELAYWTGESGDSAGALVLFEQLLVDMHRVLGPDHIESLAARGSLAYDWEQAGDLPGSVLAYRQLLDDLLRLFGPHHSQTATGATNLASVLITRGRQHLREGRAMARDGTARRDHHRPPTPDAERRTPMPEETSPPRPARFEQALACFHEARDLTHPEESPGVYGVILHDIADTYRDARDLKEAVEYFRQAVSYKLRADNPSDLATTMTALANTLVSMGEPTEARDVLEQLLAEVPKIEEGERRAAVLHNIGLTYEELGNLGVEGAYQDGIAAYREVLELIDGEADPGWYASVLKDIGDAYEAQDLLAQAHASYEDAVRYTRRIEGASASLITVLIALGRVSRRLGKLEGESAVNGAAATLGGAAAVVNGRVIEDAAGAGAEAGERDQEDVPPPADGIPPLPDAPPPDSRPDSLPDSPPGEGS